One genomic segment of Natranaerovirga pectinivora includes these proteins:
- a CDS encoding 2-hydroxyacid dehydrogenase, whose amino-acid sequence MKVAFFDTKPYDQQIFEAMNKEYNLEFTFYESRLTARSVLLAKGFDVVCVFVRDEVTKIVIDQLAEYGVKMIALRCAGYNNIDFAALNNRLKVVNVPAYSPYAVAEFTVGMMLTLNRKIHKAYNRTRDMNFSLNGLLGFDMHNKTVGIIGTGKIAKVLIQILKGFGCQVIAYDIVEDEKSAASLGYQYTTLDELYKKSDIISLHCPLTKETEYLINEDTISKMKDGVMIINTGRGKLIHTIDLIEALKEKKVGSAGLDVYEEEEEYFYEDYSERVITDDVLTRLLGFPNVLITSHQAFFTKDALLNITTTTLDSINQLKNNKTLINEITLKCDTTGCSVKNTNS is encoded by the coding sequence TTGAAGGTTGCATTCTTTGATACAAAACCTTATGACCAACAAATATTTGAAGCTATGAATAAAGAGTATAATTTAGAATTTACTTTTTATGAGTCAAGATTGACTGCTCGTAGTGTTTTATTAGCAAAAGGTTTTGATGTTGTTTGTGTCTTCGTACGTGATGAGGTAACTAAAATCGTTATTGATCAGTTGGCAGAATATGGTGTTAAAATGATTGCACTAAGATGTGCTGGTTATAATAACATTGATTTTGCAGCACTTAATAACAGATTAAAAGTTGTTAATGTACCTGCTTATTCACCATATGCTGTTGCAGAATTTACTGTAGGAATGATGTTAACCCTTAACAGAAAAATTCACAAAGCTTACAATAGAACAAGAGATATGAACTTCTCTCTTAATGGGCTTCTAGGCTTTGATATGCATAATAAAACAGTGGGAATAATTGGTACAGGTAAAATCGCTAAAGTGTTAATCCAAATTTTAAAAGGTTTTGGTTGTCAGGTTATAGCTTATGATATTGTTGAAGATGAAAAAAGCGCAGCAAGTTTAGGCTACCAATACACAACTTTAGATGAACTCTATAAAAAAAGTGATATTATATCTCTTCACTGCCCTCTAACAAAAGAAACAGAGTATCTCATTAATGAAGATACAATATCAAAAATGAAAGATGGCGTTATGATTATTAATACCGGCAGAGGTAAACTCATACACACTATAGATCTTATTGAAGCCTTAAAAGAAAAAAAGGTTGGATCTGCAGGACTAGATGTTTACGAAGAGGAAGAAGAATATTTCTATGAAGATTATTCTGAAAGAGTCATAACAGATGATGTTTTAACACGGTTATTAGGTTTTCCTAATGTACTAATAACATCCCATCAAGCATTCTTTACAAAAGATGCCTTGTTAAACATTACTACAACCACATTAGATAGTATTAATCAATTAAAAAATAACAAAACGCTAATTAACGAAATAACTTTAAAATGTGATACTACAGGATGTTCTGTTAAAAACACAAACAGTTAA
- a CDS encoding PHP domain-containing protein: MLLKYDLHIHTALSPCCHNDMTPNNIIRMAFLNNLKIIGITDHNSCENVKAVMDLGKEYSILTVPGMEIETKEEIHVLCFFSNLHNVYNMQKYIQDHMTVNQNNPKLLGEQLIFDKYDNIIKTEKRLLLTATGLSINKIYLKTTELGGVMVPAHIDRPSYSIISNLGLIPEDLNIKNLEISRHVTREAYIEKYKNYNILQSSDAHELGYIGICEGVLDIEEFTIESIINQLSR, encoded by the coding sequence ATGTTATTAAAATATGATTTACATATTCATACAGCTTTATCTCCTTGTTGTCATAATGATATGACACCCAATAATATTATAAGAATGGCATTTTTAAATAACTTAAAAATTATTGGTATAACAGATCACAATAGTTGTGAAAATGTAAAAGCTGTGATGGACTTAGGAAAGGAATATTCCATTCTAACAGTTCCAGGAATGGAGATTGAAACCAAAGAAGAAATTCACGTATTGTGTTTTTTTTCTAACTTACATAATGTATACAATATGCAAAAATACATCCAAGATCACATGACAGTGAATCAAAATAATCCTAAATTATTAGGAGAGCAACTGATATTTGATAAATATGATAATATTATAAAAACAGAAAAAAGATTACTCTTAACGGCTACTGGACTATCAATTAATAAGATTTATTTAAAAACCACGGAATTAGGGGGAGTTATGGTTCCTGCCCATATTGATAGGCCTAGTTATAGTATTATATCTAACCTAGGATTGATACCAGAAGATTTAAATATAAAAAACCTAGAAATATCTAGGCATGTTACTAGAGAAGCCTATATAGAAAAGTATAAGAATTATAATATTCTACAGTCCTCAGACGCCCATGAATTAGGATATATTGGTATTTGTGAAGGTGTTTTAG
- a CDS encoding PilZ domain-containing protein, with protein sequence MEEKRRSKRIPVKIQLEINTLFKQNYICLENINTEIEVVDISRTGLAFLTNYELPLDYYFNAKIELANKDFFYAVIKIIRKEKQGDYIKFGCEFIGLAEFLANKIVMYEETL encoded by the coding sequence ATGGAGGAGAAAAGAAGAAGTAAAAGAATACCAGTAAAAATTCAACTAGAAATTAATACATTATTTAAACAAAACTATATTTGTCTAGAAAATATTAATACAGAAATAGAAGTTGTAGATATTTCAAGAACTGGTTTAGCATTCTTAACAAATTACGAGCTTCCATTAGACTATTATTTTAATGCAAAAATTGAATTGGCCAATAAAGATTTTTTCTATGCTGTTATTAAAATCATTAGAAAAGAAAAACAAGGCGACTATATAAAATTTGGTTGTGAATTTATTGGATTGGCGGAGTTTCTAGCAAATAAAATTGTTATGTATGAAGAGACGCTTTAA
- a CDS encoding KamA family radical SAM protein, protein MNWKKALRENATTVEDLKKYFTLTPEEEEKLGHLIDSYPMSTTKYYLSLINTEDPMDPIKKMSIPSVTEFDVAGLEDTSGEQQNTKMQGLQHKYKPTVLLLSTTTCAMYCRHCFRKRLVGLNSSETLRMFDEAVNYIKEHKEVSNVLISGGDSFLLDTDIIEKLLKQLCEIEHLDFIRFGTRTPVVFPQRIFTDDKLLSVLNKYNKEKRIYVVTQFNHPNEITDEAKKAIAELQNQNIVVGNQTVLLKDVNDNPDTLVDLMRSLTQIGVVPYYVFQCRPVKGVASSFQISIKDGIKIVEEAKSKLNGHAKRFRYALSHVRGKIEILGQLNESDVLFKYHQAKDINDTGRIFSKPLTDECWLFDLE, encoded by the coding sequence TTGAATTGGAAAAAAGCTTTAAGAGAAAATGCAACAACTGTTGAGGATTTAAAAAAATATTTTACACTTACACCTGAGGAAGAAGAAAAGCTTGGCCACTTAATCGATTCCTATCCAATGTCAACAACAAAATATTACTTATCTCTTATCAATACTGAAGATCCTATGGATCCAATAAAAAAAATGTCTATACCATCTGTAACTGAGTTCGACGTTGCAGGCCTTGAGGATACAAGTGGTGAACAACAAAACACTAAAATGCAAGGTTTACAACACAAATATAAACCTACTGTATTATTGCTGTCTACAACAACTTGTGCAATGTACTGTAGACATTGTTTTAGAAAAAGACTAGTTGGTTTAAATAGTAGCGAAACGCTGAGAATGTTTGACGAAGCCGTTAACTATATAAAAGAGCATAAAGAAGTTAGTAATGTACTAATTTCTGGGGGCGACTCTTTCTTACTAGACACTGATATTATAGAAAAATTACTGAAACAATTATGTGAAATTGAACACCTTGACTTTATTCGTTTTGGTACAAGAACCCCTGTTGTATTTCCACAAAGAATATTCACTGACGATAAACTTTTATCAGTTTTAAATAAATATAACAAAGAAAAACGTATCTACGTTGTTACTCAGTTTAATCATCCTAACGAAATCACTGATGAAGCCAAAAAAGCAATTGCCGAGTTGCAAAATCAAAATATTGTTGTTGGGAATCAAACTGTTCTTCTAAAAGATGTTAATGACAATCCAGATACATTAGTTGATTTAATGAGATCTCTTACTCAAATAGGTGTAGTGCCTTATTATGTCTTCCAATGCAGACCAGTAAAAGGTGTTGCTAGTAGCTTCCAAATATCCATAAAGGATGGCATAAAAATTGTTGAAGAAGCCAAATCTAAATTGAATGGACATGCTAAAAGGTTTCGTTATGCTTTGTCCCATGTACGAGGAAAAATAGAAATACTAGGTCAATTAAATGAAAGTGATGTACTTTTTAAGTATCATCAAGCAAAAGATATCAATGATACGGGTCGTATTTTCTCAAAACCACTAACAGATGAATGTTGGTTGTTTGATCTTGAATAA
- a CDS encoding C40 family peptidase — MKKHLRKVTFGLIGSLLLTSNIYGAEKGVVNTNILNVRSGPGTHFSVTSQLRRGQEVEVIDSSNEWLKVNLNNQEVFLHSDFVSIIEVPVQEESIVQLQRQAIVDTDILNVRSTPSVNGTRITQLRRGEKLGVVSQSGEWYLVTGPNNIEGFVHGDFIRFAEDKTVLSEQNQVKELIAVVDVNVLNVRQEPNTNSSIIGKTYRFNQLKVVRVLEEWVEIVQTDGRTGYVSKDFTTIREIESFENVDRIRQEVVDYARQFLGNPYSWGGNSLTDGIDCSGFTQQILGRFGFNISRTSRTQINDGVRINRNELLPGDLVFYGNNNSISHVALFIGNGQIIHASNRRTGIIISNIDYGTPYIGAARIIN; from the coding sequence ATGAAAAAGCATCTTAGGAAAGTCACATTTGGTTTAATAGGTTCATTATTATTAACAAGTAATATATATGGAGCAGAAAAAGGTGTAGTAAATACAAATATTTTAAATGTTAGATCAGGTCCAGGTACACATTTTAGTGTTACTTCTCAACTTAGAAGAGGCCAAGAAGTAGAGGTTATTGACTCATCTAATGAATGGCTTAAAGTAAATCTAAACAACCAAGAAGTGTTTTTACACTCTGATTTTGTAAGTATCATAGAAGTGCCTGTTCAAGAAGAAAGTATTGTTCAATTACAAAGACAAGCAATTGTTGATACAGACATATTAAATGTAAGATCTACACCGTCTGTAAATGGGACACGTATTACTCAATTGAGAAGAGGAGAAAAGCTTGGTGTAGTAAGTCAAAGTGGTGAATGGTACCTTGTAACAGGACCAAATAACATTGAAGGATTTGTACACGGAGATTTTATAAGATTTGCAGAGGATAAAACAGTTCTTTCTGAACAAAATCAAGTTAAAGAACTTATTGCAGTAGTGGATGTAAATGTACTTAATGTAAGACAAGAACCAAATACGAATTCAAGTATAATTGGTAAAACATATAGATTCAATCAATTAAAAGTTGTTAGAGTTTTAGAGGAATGGGTAGAAATCGTACAAACTGATGGAAGAACAGGGTATGTATCTAAAGACTTTACAACAATTAGAGAAATAGAAAGCTTTGAAAATGTAGATAGAATTAGGCAAGAAGTTGTTGATTATGCAAGACAATTTTTAGGAAATCCTTATAGTTGGGGCGGTAATTCTTTAACAGATGGGATAGATTGTTCTGGATTTACACAACAAATTCTAGGAAGATTTGGATTTAATATAAGTCGTACGTCTCGTACTCAAATAAATGATGGGGTAAGAATTAATAGAAATGAACTATTACCTGGAGATTTAGTTTTCTATGGAAATAATAATAGTATTTCACATGTGGCTTTATTTATTGGAAATGGACAAATTATACATGCAAGCAATAGAAGAACTGGAATTATCATATCTAATATAGATTATGGGACACCTTATATTGGTGCAGCAAGAATTATAAATTAA
- a CDS encoding DUF503 domain-containing protein yields MIVESCSINILIYDSYSLKDKRSVLKSILEKSRQKFNVSISEVGSQEIHNKAEIGISCVGNTNLICDQTICSVLEFIEGNYNVDIIKKDPWF; encoded by the coding sequence ATGATCGTAGAATCTTGTTCTATAAATATTCTTATTTATGATTCTTATTCATTAAAAGATAAAAGAAGTGTTTTAAAAAGTATTCTTGAAAAATCAAGGCAAAAATTTAATGTAAGCATATCAGAAGTTGGCAGTCAAGAAATTCATAACAAAGCAGAAATTGGTATAAGTTGTGTTGGTAATACCAACCTAATTTGTGACCAAACCATCTGCTCTGTATTAGAATTTATCGAAGGTAATTATAATGTGGATATTATCAAAAAGGACCCTTGGTTTTAA